In one window of Accipiter gentilis chromosome 28, bAccGen1.1, whole genome shotgun sequence DNA:
- the C28H6orf120 gene encoding UPF0669 protein C6orf120 homolog: MAARWRRILIIFVAAQVLFVVNTFEEEDVPEEWILLHVVQGQIGAGNYSYLRLNHEGKIVLQMRSLKGDADLYVSDLTLHPSFDEYELQSVTCGQDIVHVPAHFRRPVGIGIYGHPSHLESEFEMKVYYDRTVVQYPFGEASYNPEEVEASQKYSQSTEDESQDEESVFWTILIGILKLILEILF; the protein is encoded by the coding sequence ATGGCAGCACGCTGGAGAAGAATCCTGATAATATTTGTGGCAGCTCAAGTACTATTTGTGGTAAATACCTTCGAGGAAGAGGATGTACCTGAAGAATGGATTCTTCTTCATGTTGTTCAAGGCCAGATTGGAGCAGGAAACTACAGCTATTTGAGACTAAACCACGAGGGAAAGATTGTACTTCAGATGCGGAGTTTAAAAGGTGATGCAGACTTGTATGTATCCGACCTGACGCTTCACCCCAGCTTTGATGAATACGAGTTACAGTCCGTAACTTGTGGCCAAGACATTGTCCACGTACCTGCGCACTTCCGCCGCCCAGTGGGAATTGGGATTTACGGTCACCCCTCTCACCTGGAGAGTGAGTTTGAAATGAAAGTATACTACGACCGAACAGTTGTACAGTATCCGTTTGGCGAGGCTTCTTACAACCCTGAGGAGGTGGAGGCAAGCCAGAAATACTCACAGTCTACAGAAGATGAATCTCAGGATGAGGAGTCTGTTTTCTGGACTATACTTATTGGAATCTTGAAATTAATActtgaaattcttttttaa